In Plutella xylostella chromosome 4, ilPluXylo3.1, whole genome shotgun sequence, a genomic segment contains:
- the LOC105384354 gene encoding oligosaccharyltransferase complex subunit ostc-A, translated as MEALFAIPFSVLEIPNIKIKKPSWLQAPSAMTTFSLVLLSYFLVTGGIIYDVIVEPPSVGSTTDEHGHSRPVAFMPNRVNGQYIMEGLASSFLFSLGGLGFIILDRTHNPTTPKLNRILLISVAFLCILVSFFTTWIFMRMKLPGYLQN; from the exons ATGGAAGCTCTTTTCGCTATACCCTTCTCAGTGCTAGAGATACCTAACATCAAGATCAAAAAACCATCATGGTTGCAGGCACCGTCGGCTATGACCACCTTTTCATTGGTGCTTTTATCGTACTTCTTGGTGACTGGAG GTATAATCTACGACGTGATCGTGGAGCCGCCGAGTGTGGGATCCACGACGGACGAGCACGGACACAGCCGGCCGGTGGCGTTCATGCCGAACAGGGTCAACGGACAGTACATCATGGAGGGGCTCGCCTCCAGCTTCCTCTTCTCCCTCGGAGGCCTTGGCTTCATCATACTCGACCGCACACATAACCCTACTACGCCAAAACTGAACAGAATTTTGCTCATCTCCGTGGCTTTTCTGTGTATCCTGGTGTCGTTTTTCACAACTTGGATCTTTATGAGGATGAAGCTGCCTGGGTACCTCCAAAATTAA
- the LOC105384356 gene encoding uncharacterized protein LOC105384356 isoform X1, with translation MGCLNSKRNEECTGVITEKPPYYDMTPILHRTVVFLNGVKGNGNSVVANTIAKVTGYTKIRPDDLLLDESVKETPRGMFIAEKMSKGEEIPEQTILDLIKEAMLMNRDSSGYILVDFPETDTMQDLFMDQVKPPDKMVKVDLDSTMQTMLYINLRQDGPGWGVSKHRYHMLKQPGQKSNRIIKLPPQPTSLHKQLSLISKPNEPNLPLPVGSRLTLKDSRCFYIDYNQRVSGKDGESTEKPFKSLLCEAPSMLRRKSTISMMDIQAEARKRISSYKPASELRRETHEAFGRSRHIRRQKAELEFRLECNPPKVFVA, from the exons atgggGTGTCTCAATTCAAAGAGAAACGAAGAATGTACTGGAGTTATCACG GAGAAGCCCCCGTACTACGATATGACTCCCATACTGCACCGAACAGTGGTGTTCCTCAACGGAGTGAAAGGCAACGGCAACTCCGTGGTGGCCAACACCATCGCCAAGGTTACCGGCTACACGAAGATCAGGCCTGATGACCTGCTGCTGGATGAGTCGGTGAAGGAGACCCCCAGAGGGATGTTCATAGCTGAGAAGATGAGCAAGGGGGAGGAGATTCCTgag CAAACAATACTCGACCTGATAAAGGAAGCGATGCTGATGAACAGAGACTCTTCTGGCTACATCCTGGTGGACTTCCCCGAGACGGACACCATGCAAGACCTATTCATGGACCAGGTGAAGCCGCCAGACAAAATGGTCAAAGTTGACTTGGACTCTACT ATGCAGACGATGCTATACATCAACTTGAGGCAGGATGGCCCCGGCTGGGGGGTGTCCAAACATCGCTACCACATGCTCAAGCAACCGGGGCAAAAGTCCAATCGAATAATTAAGTTACCA CCTCAACCAACAAGCCTGCACAAACAGCTGTCGTTAATAAGCAAACCGAACGAACCCAATCTGCCGCTTCCCGTGGGCTCTCGACTCACACTGAAGGACAGCCGTTGCTTCTAT ATTGATTACAACCAACGAGTGTCAGGCAAAGACGGCGAATCCACCGAAAAGCCGTTCAAATCGTTGCTCTGCGAAGCCCCTTCGATGCTGCGGCGAAAGTCCACAATATCCATGATGGACATCCAGGCCGAGGCCAGGAAGAGGATCAGCAGCTACAAGCCCGCCTCGGAGCTCCGCCGGGAGACCCATGAAGCCTTCGGCAGATCACGGCATATTCGACGGCAGAAGGCAGAGCTCGAGTTCAGGCTGGAATGCAACCCGCCCAAAGTATTTGTTGCGTAG
- the LOC105384356 gene encoding uncharacterized protein LOC105384356 isoform X2 — MGCLNSKRNEECTGVITEKPPYYDMTPILHRTVVFLNGVKGNGNSVVANTIAKVTGYTKIRPDDLLLDESVKETPRGMFIAEKMSKGEEIPEQTILDLIKEAMLMNRDSSGYILVDFPETDTMQDLFMDQVKPPDKMVKVDLDSTPQPTSLHKQLSLISKPNEPNLPLPVGSRLTLKDSRCFYIDYNQRVSGKDGESTEKPFKSLLCEAPSMLRRKSTISMMDIQAEARKRISSYKPASELRRETHEAFGRSRHIRRQKAELEFRLECNPPKVFVA; from the exons atgggGTGTCTCAATTCAAAGAGAAACGAAGAATGTACTGGAGTTATCACG GAGAAGCCCCCGTACTACGATATGACTCCCATACTGCACCGAACAGTGGTGTTCCTCAACGGAGTGAAAGGCAACGGCAACTCCGTGGTGGCCAACACCATCGCCAAGGTTACCGGCTACACGAAGATCAGGCCTGATGACCTGCTGCTGGATGAGTCGGTGAAGGAGACCCCCAGAGGGATGTTCATAGCTGAGAAGATGAGCAAGGGGGAGGAGATTCCTgag CAAACAATACTCGACCTGATAAAGGAAGCGATGCTGATGAACAGAGACTCTTCTGGCTACATCCTGGTGGACTTCCCCGAGACGGACACCATGCAAGACCTATTCATGGACCAGGTGAAGCCGCCAGACAAAATGGTCAAAGTTGACTTGGACTCTACT CCTCAACCAACAAGCCTGCACAAACAGCTGTCGTTAATAAGCAAACCGAACGAACCCAATCTGCCGCTTCCCGTGGGCTCTCGACTCACACTGAAGGACAGCCGTTGCTTCTAT ATTGATTACAACCAACGAGTGTCAGGCAAAGACGGCGAATCCACCGAAAAGCCGTTCAAATCGTTGCTCTGCGAAGCCCCTTCGATGCTGCGGCGAAAGTCCACAATATCCATGATGGACATCCAGGCCGAGGCCAGGAAGAGGATCAGCAGCTACAAGCCCGCCTCGGAGCTCCGCCGGGAGACCCATGAAGCCTTCGGCAGATCACGGCATATTCGACGGCAGAAGGCAGAGCTCGAGTTCAGGCTGGAATGCAACCCGCCCAAAGTATTTGTTGCGTAG
- the LOC105384355 gene encoding calcium and integrin-binding protein 1, with protein sequence MGQGKSQFTEEELQDYEDLTYFTKKEVLYAHQKFKALAPERVGHNKNAKLPMAKVLQYPELRVNPFRDRICKVFSSSNDGDCNFEDFLDMMSVFSDAAPKPVKAEHAFRIFDFDGDDMIGVSDLREIVDRLCGPEQKLGNAEMQQLVQNILDEADLDDDGAISFAEFEHIIDKSSDFCQAFRIRL encoded by the exons atgggaCAAGGAAAGAGCCAATTCACAGAAGAGGAGCTCCAAGATTACGAG GACTTAACATACTTCACCAAAAAGGAAGTTCTTTA TGCCCATCAGAAGTTCAAGGCCCTAGCCCCTGAAAGAGTCGGCCACAACAAGAATGCCAAACTGCCGATGGCTAAGGTACTGCAATACCCAGAGCTCCGAGTGAACCCGTTCCGAGATCGTATCTGCAAAGTCTTCAGCTCAAGTAACGATGGAGACTGCAACTTTGAGGACTTCTTAGACATGATGTCGGTGTTCAGTGACGCCGCGCCCAAACCAGTTAAAGCTGAACATGCTTTCAGGATATTTG ACTTTGATGGTGACGACATGATAGGAGTGTCGGACCTGCGCGAGATAGTGGACCGCCTGTGTGGCCCGGAGCAGAAGCTCGGCAATGCGGAGATGCAGCAGCTGGTTCAGAACATACTGGACGAGGCGGACCTGGACGACGACGGAGCCATCTCCTTCGCGGAGTTTGAGCACATCATAGACAAAAGCTCTGATTTTTGTCA GGCATTTAGAATAAGGCTATGA
- the LOC105384377 gene encoding adenylate kinase isoenzyme 1 codes for MEDNICTSCGTFIPDKDIGCPLKCRDPRCSAYNKPPLIDISRTHIICLLGAPQSGKSLQCDKLVARYGYCLLTAEEVLYAEVKEGGQSKRARCVADVIQRGDRVPDQIVVNLIKEAIIRESPTTNGFIIKGYPKDKKQALIFERTIAPICAFIYLESLPDILAARLRQTYYFDPELTEEQKEEVIMRKLAKFTWDVNMLMREYPKKARRINTNKPINEVFDDITYFLDPIAMPGGK; via the exons ATGGAGGACAACATTTGCACATCCTGCGGCACCTTTATACCAGACAAAGACATCGGATGTCCTCTCAAATGTCGTGATCCAAGATGCTCAGCTTATAACAAACCTCCT CTCATCGACATATCCCGCACCCACATCATCTGCCTCCTCGGAGCTCCGCAGTCGGGCAAGAGCCTGCAGTGCGACAAGCTGGTGGCTCGCTACGGGTACTGTCTGCTGACTGCTGAGGAGGTCCTGTATGCCGAGGTCAAGGAGGGCGGCCAGTCGAAGAGGGCGCGGTGCGTGGCTGATGTTATACAGCGAG GTGACAGAGTTCCAGACCAAATAGTAGTAAACCTAATAAAGGAGGCAATTATTCGGGAATCGCCAACCACCAACGGCTTCATAATTAAAGGTTATCCAAAAGACAAGAAACAAGCACTTATATTTGAGAGGACTATCGCACCCAtctgt GCCTTCATATACTTGGAGTCGCTACCAGATATCTTAGCCGCTCGTCTTCGTCAAACCTACTACTTTGACCCTGAACTGACTGAAGAACAGAAAGAAGAAGTCATCATGAGAAAACTGGCAAAATTCACCTGGGATGTCAACATGCTGATGCGGGAATACCCAAAGAAAGCTAGAAGG ataaatacaaacaagcCGATCAATGAGGTTTTCGATGACATTACGTATTTCCTTGACCCTATAGCTATGCCAGGCGGAAAATAG
- the LOC105384375 gene encoding uncharacterized protein LOC105384375, which produces MILLTLLCIITTVSSKCSNEDPPRVPKYHLMEKCHRSNLAVIYRANFSSLTSCQRLGIEKKGLALNFSPPEALKDIKKGDEPLEYTCEVLKCAEADGGLSLVNDTRYDYYSIYAKHLPDINSTCIPGLGMFLLADRLNYTSAAQECRNRSGRLGDVMSEARTEALAQLLVGAGMEAAFVDGKSDNGSEFYNVNGDTLDCTTYRAWAPGHPKRSREKYGCIALTRSKTWIAVPCQTKLPSICELNPSGPYRRCGKIFASRRIKDTASDKNITSTARDDK; this is translated from the exons ATGATTCTTCTAACATTGCTATGTATCATCACGACCGTATCGTCTAAATGCTCCAACGAAGATCCCCCCAGGGTGCCCAAATACCACTTGATGGAGAAATGTCACAGGTCCAACCTTGCCGTCATATACAGGGCCAACTTTTCCTCCCTGACCAGTTGCCAACGCCTGGGCATAGAGAAGAAGGGGCTGGCTTTAAACTTCAGTCCTCCGGAGGCTCTGAAGGATATCAAAAAGGGTGACGAGCCTCTGGAGTACACGTGTGAAGTGCTGAAGTGTGCTGAAGCTGATGGTGGACTGTCGTTGGTCAACGATACAAGATACGATTATTACAGTATTTATGCGAAACATTTGC CGGACATAAACTCCACATGCATCCCCGGACTGGGCATGTTCCTACTCGCCGACCGGCTCAACTACACCTCCGCTGCGCAAGAGTGCCGCAACCGCAGCGGCCGACTCGGTGACGTCATGAGTGAGGCCCGCACCGAGGCGCTGGCGCAGCTGCTGGTCGGAGCAGGGATGGAGGCTGCCTTTGTGGATGGGAAGAGCGACAATGGGAGCGAGTTTTATAATGTCAATG GTGATACCCTCGACTGCACCACCTACCGCGCGTGGGCCCCTGGTCATCCGAAACGCAGCCGTGAGAAGTATGGCTGCATCGCACTAACGAGGTCCAAGACCTGGATCGCAGTTCCCTGCCAGACGAAACTCCCTTCCATCTGCGAGCTGAACCCTAGTGGCCCTTACCGAAGATGTGGGAAGATCTTTGCCTCAAGAAGGAtaaaag ATACTGCCTCAGACAAAAACATTACAAGTACTGCAAGAGATGATAAATAG